GTCTCCCCCGCCTGCCCGAACCGCGCATCGTCTGGCGATTCGACCTTACCACTGGCGCCGGCATCTGGTCTCACGACGCCGTTCACAGCTCCATTCTCGTTGATGGCGATTACCTTTACCTCAACACCGGCACTGGTGTGGACAACACCCACCGCCGCATCCGCACCCCGGACGCCCCGAGCCTGGTCGTGCTCGACAAGCGCACTGGACGTCTCGTCGGGCGGGAAAATGAACACATCGCCCCCACCATCTTCCATTGCACCTGGTCGGCGCCATCCCTGGCCACGGTCAACGGCCGTCCGCTGCTCTTCCTGGCCGCCGGCAACGGTGTGGTCTACGCCTTTGAACCGCTCAGGAATGTTCCTGCCGGGCCGCCCGCCTCACTCCGGCGGGTCTGGCAATTCGACTTCGACCCGGCCTCTCCAAAGACCAACGTCCACAGGTACGTCACCAACCGCCGCGAAAGCCCCAGCAACTTCTTCGGCATGCCCGTCTTTGACAACGACCGCCTCTACGTTGCCGGCGGCGGCGATATCTGGTGGGGCAAGAACGAAGCCTGGCTCAAGTGCCTCGACGCTACCCGCACCGGCGACATCACCACCAACGGCCTGATCTGGTCCTGCCCGCTGCAGAAACACGTCCTGTCCACGCCCGCGGTTTGGCGGGGCCTTGTCTTCATTGCTGATTGCGGGAAGATGATCCATTGCGTGGACGCCGCAACCGGCCGGCCCTGTTGGACCCATGAACTCAAAGGCGAAGCCTGGGCCTCGCCCCTTGCCGCCGACGGCAAAGTCTATCTCGGCACCCGCAACGGCGCCTTCTACAGCTTCGCCGCCGCCCGGGAGAAGAAACTCCTGAGCACGGTCGAGCTTGGCCGCCCCATCAGCTCGACCGCCACCGCCGCCAACGGCGTTCTCTACGTCGCCACCATGAACCACCTCTACGCCCTGAGCCAAGCTCCCACCCGGGAGGGCGAGCGTTCGCGCGAGCCCTAACGTTCGTGGATGGTGTGAAGATCTGAGCTCGCGCGGACGCTCGCCCTTGCAGGAACCCGGAGGAACCCACAGCATTTTCTTTTCCGGCCGCGGCCCTTTGCCGCACGCTGGCACGCGGGATGCAGAATGAGACCGCACTTGCTCTCCTGCAGCAGATGCTTGGGCCAGCCGCGCAGTTCCGCGACGGGCAATGGGACGCCATTGACCTCGCCGCGAACCAGCGCCAGCGGTTGTTCGTCGTCCAACGCACCGGCTGGGGCAAGAGCGTCGTCTATTTTCTGGCCGCTAAGATCCTGCGCAACGCCGGGGCCGGACCGACTCTGCTCATCAGCCCACTGCTCTCGCTCATGCGCAACCAGATTCTCGCCGCCGGGAAACTGAGCATCCGCGCCGAGACCATCCACAGCCAGAACCTCGAAGGCTCTTGAAGAATTCGTAGCCCTCGCGGCAGCGGCGGACGAAGACGTCTTAGTCCTCCAGCTCGGGCCAATTCGCCTTGCTGGGGATCACTTGATCATCCATAGTATTGGCATGGCTGTCACGTTGCCAATCGGGCGCATGTCGCGGGCGGATAAGCTGCGGGCCATGGAAGCGCTTTGGGCCGATTTGAGCCGGGATGAGGCTGAGTTTGAGTCTCCGGACTGGCATGGCACCGTCCTGCGCGAGACGGAGCGACTTGTGCGCGACGGCAAGGCCAAGTTCTCGAATTGGCCAGCGGCCAGGCGCAGGATTCACCGCAAGGCCGGCCGGCCGGCATGAAACTCCGCATTCTGGACCTGGCAGAGGCGGACTTGTTGTCAGGCTTCAGATTCTACGAGTAGCGGTCCGCAGCCGTGGGTTGGTATTTCCTGGATAGTCTTTCCGCCGACATCGAATCCCTGCACCTCTACGCCGGCATCCACCGGAGGTATCTCGGCTACTTTCGGATGCTCTCCCACCGTTTCCCCTACGCCGTCT
The window above is part of the Candidatus Paceibacterota bacterium genome. Proteins encoded here:
- a CDS encoding PQQ-binding-like beta-propeller repeat protein, with amino-acid sequence MDVSRCAWLFGNVVWVAWLSLAGAADQPQWGRAWSRNLVSDERGLPDSFDPQTGKNIKWSAALGTETHATTIIAAGRVYIGTNNGHPRDPAQQGDRGVLMCFDEQTGRFLWQLVFPKRTEDMYFDWPNSGIASPVTVEGDRAYVVNNRGEVLCLDVPPLPATAEAGRQNAETNSLPRLPEPRIVWRFDLTTGAGIWSHDAVHSSILVDGDYLYLNTGTGVDNTHRRIRTPDAPSLVVLDKRTGRLVGRENEHIAPTIFHCTWSAPSLATVNGRPLLFLAAGNGVVYAFEPLRNVPAGPPASLRRVWQFDFDPASPKTNVHRYVTNRRESPSNFFGMPVFDNDRLYVAGGGDIWWGKNEAWLKCLDATRTGDITTNGLIWSCPLQKHVLSTPAVWRGLVFIADCGKMIHCVDAATGRPCWTHELKGEAWASPLAADGKVYLGTRNGAFYSFAAAREKKLLSTVELGRPISSTATAANGVLYVATMNHLYALSQAPTREGERSREP
- a CDS encoding addiction module protein, which encodes MAVTLPIGRMSRADKLRAMEALWADLSRDEAEFESPDWHGTVLRETERLVRDGKAKFSNWPAARRRIHRKAGRPA